Proteins encoded together in one Dechloromonas sp. HYN0024 window:
- a CDS encoding RidA family protein, translated as MAKTIIATPNAPAAIGTYSQAVRVGDTVYMSGQIGLDPASMQMVDGIDGQIVRVFENLKAVAEAAGGSLADVVKLNVFLTDLSHFAKVNETMARYFSEPFPARAAVGVKELPRGALVEADAVMCLGN; from the coding sequence ATGGCCAAGACCATTATCGCCACCCCGAACGCCCCGGCCGCCATCGGCACCTATTCGCAAGCCGTGCGCGTCGGTGACACCGTTTACATGTCCGGGCAGATCGGGCTTGATCCTGCTTCCATGCAGATGGTAGACGGGATCGATGGGCAAATCGTTCGCGTTTTTGAAAATCTCAAGGCGGTCGCTGAAGCAGCAGGTGGTTCGCTGGCTGACGTGGTCAAGCTCAACGTATTCCTGACTGACCTGAGCCACTTCGCCAAGGTCAATGAAACGATGGCCCGCTATTTCAGCGAGCCCTTTCCGGCCCGTGCCGCTGTCGGTGTCAAGGAACTGCCGCGCGGCGCGCTGGTTGAGGCCGACGCGGTGATGTGTCTGGGCAACTAA
- a CDS encoding tetratricopeptide repeat protein codes for MNPRIESLEKMLNGPRDGALLRFSLGNEYLKAGEPAKAASSFQAAVDRDNQYSAAWKALGKALAEAGDPPGALAAYEKGITVAEAKGDIQAAKEMTVFAKRIRKTLAE; via the coding sequence ATGAACCCACGTATCGAATCCCTGGAAAAAATGCTCAACGGCCCACGCGACGGCGCCCTCCTCCGCTTCTCGCTCGGTAACGAATACCTCAAGGCCGGGGAGCCGGCCAAGGCGGCCAGCTCCTTCCAGGCCGCAGTCGACCGCGACAATCAGTACTCCGCCGCCTGGAAAGCCCTCGGCAAGGCACTGGCCGAAGCCGGCGACCCTCCCGGTGCGCTCGCCGCCTACGAGAAGGGCATCACGGTAGCCGAGGCCAAAGGGGATATTCAAGCGGCCAAGGAAATGACTGTGTTTGCCAAACGGATTCGCAAGACGCTGGCTGAATAA
- a CDS encoding SPOR domain-containing protein, giving the protein MVDKTDVVEGEAGAGEIRSKLMARLAVAGVLVAALLGVLAFFDYLATAPDESEEQVFTKPVPVAPKKAVSQPVTPAENPPAPPAAAPEKAETPVEPPPPPKVEARPEALVETRPKSSAPAVAHKTAPSSVAVPVPVPVPVPVPVPVPAPVPEATTAPSNILPPQRSAAPAEPPPPKVASHPVDARPAPAVSRLFSGFLLQAGVFSSVQRAEELHARLTLSGVASTLETRVQVGPFKTKQEAEAAQAKLKELGVETILVPPKGKN; this is encoded by the coding sequence ATGGTCGATAAAACGGATGTGGTCGAAGGCGAGGCCGGGGCTGGCGAAATTCGCAGCAAGCTGATGGCGCGTCTGGCCGTGGCTGGCGTGCTGGTTGCCGCACTACTCGGCGTGCTGGCCTTCTTTGACTATCTGGCGACAGCCCCCGACGAGTCGGAAGAGCAGGTCTTTACCAAGCCGGTTCCCGTTGCCCCGAAAAAAGCCGTCTCACAGCCGGTAACGCCGGCCGAAAACCCGCCGGCACCGCCCGCTGCGGCGCCGGAAAAAGCCGAGACTCCGGTTGAGCCTCCGCCGCCGCCAAAGGTTGAGGCACGGCCGGAAGCACTGGTCGAAACCCGGCCAAAATCATCAGCTCCGGCGGTTGCCCACAAGACAGCGCCATCATCCGTTGCAGTTCCAGTTCCAGTTCCAGTTCCAGTTCCAGTTCCAGTTCCAGTTCCAGCGCCAGTCCCCGAAGCCACGACTGCACCGTCCAACATTCTGCCGCCGCAACGTTCCGCGGCGCCAGCCGAGCCGCCGCCACCGAAAGTGGCAAGCCACCCTGTCGACGCGCGCCCGGCCCCGGCAGTCTCCCGTCTTTTCTCAGGGTTTCTGTTGCAGGCGGGGGTCTTCTCGAGTGTCCAGCGTGCTGAGGAACTGCATGCGCGGCTGACCCTGAGTGGTGTCGCATCGACCCTCGAAACGCGCGTTCAGGTCGGTCCGTTCAAGACCAAGCAAGAGGCCGAGGCCGCTCAGGCCAAACTCAAGGAACTGGGCGTCGAAACCATTCTCGTGCCGCCCAAGGGCAAGAATTAA
- a CDS encoding DUF2802 domain-containing protein: MPALELGGVTLGLREGVIVLITLVAIYIVFVLVRMLRLRQRTQVAEPAPQVAPTIDLPPAADDAEGDWAQASEELAGETLRSGLEQEVAQMRDEVDAIRGELAALRADMQQELAHLRASQTVSPIYGDAMQLAVSGYDPAAIAERCGIARAEAELVVALAKSQER; this comes from the coding sequence GTGCCGGCGCTTGAACTGGGTGGCGTGACGCTGGGTTTGCGCGAGGGCGTGATCGTTCTGATCACGCTGGTCGCCATCTACATTGTCTTCGTGCTGGTGCGCATGCTGCGTCTGCGTCAGCGCACCCAGGTTGCCGAGCCGGCACCCCAGGTGGCGCCGACGATTGATTTGCCGCCGGCGGCCGACGATGCCGAAGGCGACTGGGCCCAGGCCTCCGAGGAGTTGGCGGGAGAGACCTTGCGCAGTGGTCTTGAGCAGGAAGTCGCCCAGATGCGCGACGAGGTCGATGCCATTCGTGGCGAACTGGCTGCCCTGCGGGCCGACATGCAGCAGGAACTGGCCCATCTGCGGGCCAGCCAGACGGTTTCTCCCATTTATGGCGATGCAATGCAATTGGCTGTTTCGGGTTACGATCCGGCGGCGATTGCCGAGCGTTGTGGTATCGCCCGCGCCGAGGCTGAACTGGTCGTGGCGCTGGCCAAAAGTCAGGAGCGTTGA